Proteins found in one Ovis canadensis isolate MfBH-ARS-UI-01 breed Bighorn chromosome 20, ARS-UI_OviCan_v2, whole genome shotgun sequence genomic segment:
- the BAG6 gene encoding large proline-rich protein BAG6 isoform X10 — protein sequence MEPSDSTSTSMEDPDSLEVLVKTLDSQTRTFIVGAQMNVKEFKEHIAASVSIPSEKQRLIYQGRVLQDDKKLQEYNVGGKVIHLVERAPPQTQLPSGASSGTGSTSATHGGGPTPGTRGPGASVHDRNANSYVMVGTFNLPSEPRVRLVMAQHMIRDIQTLLSRMECRGGAQAQHSQPPPQTPTVAPEPVALTSQTSEPVESEVPPREPMEAEEVEERAPAQSPELTPSGPTPAGPASAPETNAPNHPSPAEYVEVLQELQRLESRLQPFLQRYYEVLGAAATTDYNNNQEGREEDQRLINLVGESLRLLGNTFVALSDLRCNLACAPPRHLHVVRPMSHYTTPMVLQQAAIPIQINVGTTVTMTGNGTRLPPTPGAEAPPAGAGQASSLAPSSTAVESSNEGASPPGPAPPPTTSHPRVIRISHQSVEPVVMMHMNIQDSGTQPGGVPSAPTGPLGPPGHGQTLGQQVPGFPTAPTRLVIARPTPPQARPSHPGGPPVSGALPGAGLGTNASLAQMVSGLVGQLLMQPVLVAQGTPGMAPSPAPATASASSGTTNTATTAGPAPGGPAQPQPPQASASDLQFSQLLGNLLGPAGPGTGGPGVASPTITVAMPGVPAFLQGMTDFLQATQTAAPPPPPPPPPPPPPAPEQQTAPPPGSPSGGSGSPGSVGPESLPLEFFTSVVQGVLSSLLGSLGARAGSSESIAAFIQRLSGSSNIFEPGADGALGFFGALLSLLCQNFSMVDVVMLLHGHFQPLQRLQPQLRSFFHQHYLGGQEPTPGNIRTATHALITGLEEYVRESFSLVQVQPGVDIIRTNLEFLQEQFNSIAAHVMHCTDSGFGARLLELCNQGLFECLALNLHCLGGQQMELAAVINGRIRRMSRGVNPSLVSWLTTMMGLRLQVVLEHMPVGPDAILRYVRRVGDPPQTLPEEPMEVQGSERSSPEPQRENASPAPGTTAEEAMSRGPPPAPEGGSRDEQDGASAETEPWAAAVPPEWVPIIQQDIQSQRKVKPQPPLSDAYLSGMPAKRRKTMQGEGPQLLLSEAVSRAAKAAGARPLTSPESLSRDLEAPEVQESYRQQLRADIQKRLQEDPNYSPQRFPNAHRAFADDP from the exons ATGGAGCCCAGTGATAGTACCAGTACCAGTATGGAGGATCCTGACAGCCTGGAGGTGCTGGTGAAGACCCTGGACTCTCAGACCCGGACCTTTATTGTGGGGGCCCAG ATGAACGTAAAGGAGTTTAAGGAACATATTGCTGCTTCTGTTAGCATCCCGTCTGAGAAACAACGGCTTATCTACCAGGGACGAGTTCTGCAGGATGATAAGAAGCTCCAAGAATACA ATGTTGGGGGAAAGGTTATTCACCTTGTGGAACGGGCTCCTCCTCAGACTCAGCTCCCTTCTGGAGCATCTTCTGGAACAGGGTCCACCTCAGCCACCCATGGTGGGGGACCCACGCCTGGTACTCGGGGGCCTGGGGCCTCTGTTCATGACCGGAATGCCAACAGCTATGTCATGGTTGGAACCTTCAATCTTCCC AGTGAGCCCCGAGTACGGCTGGTGATGGCTCAGCATATGATCAGGGATATACAGACCTTACTCTCCCGGATGGAG TGCCGAGGGGGTGCCCAAGCCCAGCACAGTCAGCCGCCACCCCAGACACCAACGGTGGCCCCAGAGCCGGTGGCCTTGACCTCCCAAACGTCAGAACCGGTTGAAAGTGAAGTGCCTCCTCGGGAGCCCATGGAGGCGGAAGAAGTGGAGGAGCGTGCCCCTGCCCAGAGCCCGGAGCTCACCCCTTCTGGCCCAACCCCAGCGGGCCCAGCATCTGCCCCAGAGACAAATGCACCCAA CCACCCTTCGCCTGCGGAGTACGTCGAGGTGCTTCAGGAGCTGCAGCGGCTTGAGAGCCGCCTCCAGCCCTTCCTGCAGCGCTACTATGAGGTTTTGGGTGCTGCTGCCACCACAGACTACAACAACAAT CAAGAGGGCCGTGAGGAGGATCAGCGCTTGATCAACTTGGTGGGGGAGAGCCTGCGGCTGCTGGGCAACACCTTCGTGGCACTGTCTGACCTGCGTTGCAATCTGGCCTGTGCGCCCCCTCGTCATCTGCACGTGGTCCGGCCCATGTCTCACTACACCACCCCCATGGTGCTCCAGCAGGCGGCCATCCCCATCCAG ATCAACGTGGGGACCACTGTGACCATGACGGGGAACGGGACACGGCTCCCCCCGACTCCAGGTGCGGAGGCACCTCCCGCTGGTGCTGGGCAGGCCTCGTCCCTGGCCCCTTCTTCTACCGCCGTGGAGTCTTCGAATGAGGGGGCTTCCCCGCCGGGACCAGCTCCCCCACCGACCACCAGCCACCCGAGGGTCATCCGGATTTCCCATCAGAGTGTGGAACCCGTGGTCATGATGCACATGAACATCCAAG ATTCTGGCACACAGCCTGGTGGAGTTCCGAGTGCTCCCACTGGCCCCCTAGGACCCCCTGGTCATGGCCAGACCCTGG GACAGCAGGTGCCAGGCTTCCCGACAGCTCCCACCCGGCTGGTGATTGCCCGGCCCACGCCTCCACAGGCTCGGCCTTCCCATCCTGGGGGGCCCCCGGTCTCGGGGGCTCTG CCGGGTGCTGGTTTGGGTACCAACGCCTCTTTAGCCCAGATGGTGAGCGGCCTCGTGGGGCAGCTTCTTATGCAGCCTGTCCTTGTGG CTCAGGGGACCCCAGGAATGGCTCCATCTCCAGCCCCTGCGACTGCGTCAGCTAGTTCTGGCACCACCAACACGGCTACCACAGCTGGCCCTGCCCCAGGGGGGCCCGcccagcctcagcctcctcaAGCCTCCGCCTCTGATCTTCAGTTCTCTCAGCTCCTGGGGAACCTGCTGGGGCCTGCTGGGCCGGGAACTGGAGGGCCTGGTGTGGCTTCTCCCACCATTACTGTGGCGATGCCTGGTGTACccgcctttctccagggcatgacGGACTTCTTGCAG GCAACACAGACAGCTGCTCCCCCTCCtccgccgcccccacccccaccgccccctcCAGCCCCAGAGCAGCAGACAGCACCCCCACCGGGGTCCCCTTCTGGTGGCAGTGGGAGTCCTGGCAGCGTGGGTCCTGAGAGCCTGCCATTGGAGTTCTTCACCTCAGTGGTGCAGGGTGTGCTGAGCTCGCTGCTGGGCTCCCTGGGGGCCCGGGCTGGCAGCAGTGAGAGCATCGCTGCTTTCATACAGCGCCTCAGTGGGTCCAGCAACATCTTTGAGCCTGGGGCTGATGGGGCTCTCG GCTTCTTCGGGGCCCTGCTCTCTCTTCTATGCCAGAACTTTTCCATGGTGGATGTGGTGATGCTGCTCCACGGGCATTTCCAGCCCCTGCAGCGGCTCCAGCCCCAGCTGCGATCTTTCTTCCACCAGCACTACCTGGGTGGCCAGGAGCCCACACCTGGTAACATCCGG ACGGCAACCCACGCGTTGATCACGGGGCTTGAAGAGTATGTGCGGGAGAGTTTT TCTCTGGTGCAAGTTCAGCCAGGTGTGGACATCATCCGAACAAACCTGGAATTTCTCCAAGAGCAATTTAATAGCATTGCTGCTCATGTGATGCACTGCACAG ACAGTGGATTTGGGGCCCGATTGCTGGAGCTGTGTAACCAGGGCCTGTTTGAATGCTTGGCTCTGAACCTGCACTGCTTGGGGGGACAGCAGATGGAGCTTGCTGCTGTCATCAATGGCCGAATT CGTCGCATGTCTCGTGGAGTGAATCCGTCCTTGGTGAGCTGGCTGACCACTATGATGGGACTGAGGCTGCAGGTGGTACTGGAACACATGCCTGTAGGCCCTGATGCCATTCTCAGATACGTTCGCAGGGTTGGGGATCCTCCTCAG ACACTTCCTGAGGAGCCAATGGAAGTTCAGGGATCAGAGAGATCTTCCCCTGAGCCTCAG CGGGAAAATGCTTCCCCGGCCCCTGGAACAACAGCAGAAGAGGCCATGTCCCGAGGCCCACCTCCTGCTCCTGAAGGGGGCTCCCGAGACGAACAGGATGGAGCTTCCGCTGAGACAGAACCTTGGGCAGCTGCAGTCCCCCCA GAATGGGTCCCTATTATCCAGCAGGACATTCAGAGCCAGCGGAAAGTGAAACCGCAGCCTCCCCTGAGCGATGCCTACCTCAGTGGTATGCCTGCCAAGAGACGCAAG ACGATGCAGGGTGAGGGCCCCCAGCTGCTTCTCTCAGAGGCCGTGAGCCGGGCAGCTAAGGCAGCCGGAGCTCGGCCCCTGACGAGCCCCGAGAGCCTGAGCCGGGACCTGGAGGCACCAGAGGTTCAGGAGAGCTACAGGCAGCAG ctCCGGGCTGACATACAAAAGCGACTGCAGGAAGACCCCAACTACAGCCCCCAGCGCTTCCCGAATGCCCACAGGGCCTTTGCTGACGATCCCTAG
- the BAG6 gene encoding large proline-rich protein BAG6 isoform X8, whose translation MEPSDSTSTSMEDPDSLEVLVKTLDSQTRTFIVGAQMNVKEFKEHIAASVSIPSEKQRLIYQGRVLQDDKKLQEYNVGGKVIHLVERAPPQTQLPSGASSGTGSTSATHGGGPTPGTRGPGASVHDRNANSYVMVGTFNLPSDGSAVDVHINMEQAPIQSEPRVRLVMAQHMIRDIQTLLSRMECRGGAQAQHSQPPPQTPTVAPEPVALTSQTSEPVESEVPPREPMEAEEVEERAPAQSPELTPSGPTPAGPASAPETNAPNHPSPAEYVEVLQELQRLESRLQPFLQRYYEVLGAAATTDYNNNQEGREEDQRLINLVGESLRLLGNTFVALSDLRCNLACAPPRHLHVVRPMSHYTTPMVLQQAAIPIQINVGTTVTMTGNGTRLPPTPGAEAPPAGAGQASSLAPSSTAVESSNEGASPPGPAPPPTTSHPRVIRISHQSVEPVVMMHMNIQDSGTQPGGVPSAPTGPLGPPGHGQTLGQQVPGFPTAPTRLVIARPTPPQARPSHPGGPPVSGALPGAGLGTNASLAQMVSGLVGQLLMQPVLVAQGTPGMAPSPAPATASASSGTTNTATTAGPAPGGPAQPQPPQASASDLQFSQLLGNLLGPAGPGTGGPGVASPTITVAMPGVPAFLQGMTDFLQATQTAAPPPPPPPPPPPPPAPEQQTAPPPGSPSGGSGSPGSVGPESLPLEFFTSVVQGVLSSLLGSLGARAGSSESIAAFIQRLSGSSNIFEPGADGALGFFGALLSLLCQNFSMVDVVMLLHGHFQPLQRLQPQLRSFFHQHYLGGQEPTPGNIRTATHALITGLEEYVRESFSLVQVQPGVDIIRTNLEFLQEQFNSIAAHVMHCTDSGFGARLLELCNQGLFECLALNLHCLGGQQMELAAVINGRIRRMSRGVNPSLVSWLTTMMGLRLQVVLEHMPVGPDAILRYVRRVGDPPQTLPEEPMEVQGSERSSPEPQRENASPAPGTTAEEAMSRGPPPAPEGGSRDEQDGASAETEPWAAAVPPEWVPIIQQDIQSQRKVKPQPPLSDAYLSGMPAKRRKTMQGEGPQLLLSEAVSRAAKAAGARPLTSPESLSRDLEAPEVQESYRQQLRADIQKRLQEDPNYSPQRFPNAHRAFADDP comes from the exons ATGGAGCCCAGTGATAGTACCAGTACCAGTATGGAGGATCCTGACAGCCTGGAGGTGCTGGTGAAGACCCTGGACTCTCAGACCCGGACCTTTATTGTGGGGGCCCAG ATGAACGTAAAGGAGTTTAAGGAACATATTGCTGCTTCTGTTAGCATCCCGTCTGAGAAACAACGGCTTATCTACCAGGGACGAGTTCTGCAGGATGATAAGAAGCTCCAAGAATACA ATGTTGGGGGAAAGGTTATTCACCTTGTGGAACGGGCTCCTCCTCAGACTCAGCTCCCTTCTGGAGCATCTTCTGGAACAGGGTCCACCTCAGCCACCCATGGTGGGGGACCCACGCCTGGTACTCGGGGGCCTGGGGCCTCTGTTCATGACCGGAATGCCAACAGCTATGTCATGGTTGGAACCTTCAATCTTCCC AGTGACGGCTCTGCTGTGGATGTTCACATCAACATGGAACAGGCCCCAATTCAG AGTGAGCCCCGAGTACGGCTGGTGATGGCTCAGCATATGATCAGGGATATACAGACCTTACTCTCCCGGATGGAG TGCCGAGGGGGTGCCCAAGCCCAGCACAGTCAGCCGCCACCCCAGACACCAACGGTGGCCCCAGAGCCGGTGGCCTTGACCTCCCAAACGTCAGAACCGGTTGAAAGTGAAGTGCCTCCTCGGGAGCCCATGGAGGCGGAAGAAGTGGAGGAGCGTGCCCCTGCCCAGAGCCCGGAGCTCACCCCTTCTGGCCCAACCCCAGCGGGCCCAGCATCTGCCCCAGAGACAAATGCACCCAA CCACCCTTCGCCTGCGGAGTACGTCGAGGTGCTTCAGGAGCTGCAGCGGCTTGAGAGCCGCCTCCAGCCCTTCCTGCAGCGCTACTATGAGGTTTTGGGTGCTGCTGCCACCACAGACTACAACAACAAT CAAGAGGGCCGTGAGGAGGATCAGCGCTTGATCAACTTGGTGGGGGAGAGCCTGCGGCTGCTGGGCAACACCTTCGTGGCACTGTCTGACCTGCGTTGCAATCTGGCCTGTGCGCCCCCTCGTCATCTGCACGTGGTCCGGCCCATGTCTCACTACACCACCCCCATGGTGCTCCAGCAGGCGGCCATCCCCATCCAG ATCAACGTGGGGACCACTGTGACCATGACGGGGAACGGGACACGGCTCCCCCCGACTCCAGGTGCGGAGGCACCTCCCGCTGGTGCTGGGCAGGCCTCGTCCCTGGCCCCTTCTTCTACCGCCGTGGAGTCTTCGAATGAGGGGGCTTCCCCGCCGGGACCAGCTCCCCCACCGACCACCAGCCACCCGAGGGTCATCCGGATTTCCCATCAGAGTGTGGAACCCGTGGTCATGATGCACATGAACATCCAAG ATTCTGGCACACAGCCTGGTGGAGTTCCGAGTGCTCCCACTGGCCCCCTAGGACCCCCTGGTCATGGCCAGACCCTGG GACAGCAGGTGCCAGGCTTCCCGACAGCTCCCACCCGGCTGGTGATTGCCCGGCCCACGCCTCCACAGGCTCGGCCTTCCCATCCTGGGGGGCCCCCGGTCTCGGGGGCTCTG CCGGGTGCTGGTTTGGGTACCAACGCCTCTTTAGCCCAGATGGTGAGCGGCCTCGTGGGGCAGCTTCTTATGCAGCCTGTCCTTGTGG CTCAGGGGACCCCAGGAATGGCTCCATCTCCAGCCCCTGCGACTGCGTCAGCTAGTTCTGGCACCACCAACACGGCTACCACAGCTGGCCCTGCCCCAGGGGGGCCCGcccagcctcagcctcctcaAGCCTCCGCCTCTGATCTTCAGTTCTCTCAGCTCCTGGGGAACCTGCTGGGGCCTGCTGGGCCGGGAACTGGAGGGCCTGGTGTGGCTTCTCCCACCATTACTGTGGCGATGCCTGGTGTACccgcctttctccagggcatgacGGACTTCTTGCAG GCAACACAGACAGCTGCTCCCCCTCCtccgccgcccccacccccaccgccccctcCAGCCCCAGAGCAGCAGACAGCACCCCCACCGGGGTCCCCTTCTGGTGGCAGTGGGAGTCCTGGCAGCGTGGGTCCTGAGAGCCTGCCATTGGAGTTCTTCACCTCAGTGGTGCAGGGTGTGCTGAGCTCGCTGCTGGGCTCCCTGGGGGCCCGGGCTGGCAGCAGTGAGAGCATCGCTGCTTTCATACAGCGCCTCAGTGGGTCCAGCAACATCTTTGAGCCTGGGGCTGATGGGGCTCTCG GCTTCTTCGGGGCCCTGCTCTCTCTTCTATGCCAGAACTTTTCCATGGTGGATGTGGTGATGCTGCTCCACGGGCATTTCCAGCCCCTGCAGCGGCTCCAGCCCCAGCTGCGATCTTTCTTCCACCAGCACTACCTGGGTGGCCAGGAGCCCACACCTGGTAACATCCGG ACGGCAACCCACGCGTTGATCACGGGGCTTGAAGAGTATGTGCGGGAGAGTTTT TCTCTGGTGCAAGTTCAGCCAGGTGTGGACATCATCCGAACAAACCTGGAATTTCTCCAAGAGCAATTTAATAGCATTGCTGCTCATGTGATGCACTGCACAG ACAGTGGATTTGGGGCCCGATTGCTGGAGCTGTGTAACCAGGGCCTGTTTGAATGCTTGGCTCTGAACCTGCACTGCTTGGGGGGACAGCAGATGGAGCTTGCTGCTGTCATCAATGGCCGAATT CGTCGCATGTCTCGTGGAGTGAATCCGTCCTTGGTGAGCTGGCTGACCACTATGATGGGACTGAGGCTGCAGGTGGTACTGGAACACATGCCTGTAGGCCCTGATGCCATTCTCAGATACGTTCGCAGGGTTGGGGATCCTCCTCAG ACACTTCCTGAGGAGCCAATGGAAGTTCAGGGATCAGAGAGATCTTCCCCTGAGCCTCAG CGGGAAAATGCTTCCCCGGCCCCTGGAACAACAGCAGAAGAGGCCATGTCCCGAGGCCCACCTCCTGCTCCTGAAGGGGGCTCCCGAGACGAACAGGATGGAGCTTCCGCTGAGACAGAACCTTGGGCAGCTGCAGTCCCCCCA GAATGGGTCCCTATTATCCAGCAGGACATTCAGAGCCAGCGGAAAGTGAAACCGCAGCCTCCCCTGAGCGATGCCTACCTCAGTGGTATGCCTGCCAAGAGACGCAAG ACGATGCAGGGTGAGGGCCCCCAGCTGCTTCTCTCAGAGGCCGTGAGCCGGGCAGCTAAGGCAGCCGGAGCTCGGCCCCTGACGAGCCCCGAGAGCCTGAGCCGGGACCTGGAGGCACCAGAGGTTCAGGAGAGCTACAGGCAGCAG ctCCGGGCTGACATACAAAAGCGACTGCAGGAAGACCCCAACTACAGCCCCCAGCGCTTCCCGAATGCCCACAGGGCCTTTGCTGACGATCCCTAG
- the BAG6 gene encoding large proline-rich protein BAG6 isoform X1, giving the protein MEPSDSTSTSMEDPDSLEVLVKTLDSQTRTFIVGAQMNVKEFKEHIAASVSIPSEKQRLIYQGRVLQDDKKLQEYNVGGKVIHLVERAPPQTQLPSGASSGTGSTSATHGGGPTPGTRGPGASVHDRNANSYVMVGTFNLPSDGSAVDVHINMEQAPIQSEPRVRLVMAQHMIRDIQTLLSRMECRGGAQAQHSQPPPQTPTVAPEPVALTSQTSEPVESEVPPREPMEAEEVEERAPAQSPELTPSGPTPAGPASAPETNAPNHPSPAEYVEVLQELQRLESRLQPFLQRYYEVLGAAATTDYNNNQEGREEDQRLINLVGESLRLLGNTFVALSDLRCNLACAPPRHLHVVRPMSHYTTPMVLQQAAIPIQINVGTTVTMTGNGTRLPPTPGAEAPPAGAGQASSLAPSSTAVESSNEGASPPGPAPPPTTSHPRVIRISHQSVEPVVMMHMNIQDSGTQPGGVPSAPTGPLGPPGHGQTLGSTLIQLPSLPPEFMHAVAHQITHEAMVAAVASAATGQQVPGFPTAPTRLVIARPTPPQARPSHPGGPPVSGALPGAGLGTNASLAQMVSGLVGQLLMQPVLVAQGTPGMAPSPAPATASASSGTTNTATTAGPAPGGPAQPQPPQASASDLQFSQLLGNLLGPAGPGTGGPGVASPTITVAMPGVPAFLQGMTDFLQATQTAAPPPPPPPPPPPPPAPEQQTAPPPGSPSGGSGSPGSVGPESLPLEFFTSVVQGVLSSLLGSLGARAGSSESIAAFIQRLSGSSNIFEPGADGALGFFGALLSLLCQNFSMVDVVMLLHGHFQPLQRLQPQLRSFFHQHYLGGQEPTPGNIRTATHALITGLEEYVRESFSLVQVQPGVDIIRTNLEFLQEQFNSIAAHVMHCTDSGFGARLLELCNQGLFECLALNLHCLGGQQMELAAVINGRIRRMSRGVNPSLVSWLTTMMGLRLQVVLEHMPVGPDAILRYVRRVGDPPQVRGPSWAMGLGDLEPERSERAFRGGLLLCPLSQTLPEEPMEVQGSERSSPEPQRENASPAPGTTAEEAMSRGPPPAPEGGSRDEQDGASAETEPWAAAVPPEWVPIIQQDIQSQRKVKPQPPLSDAYLSGMPAKRRKLRADIQKRLQEDPNYSPQRFPNAHRAFADDP; this is encoded by the exons ATGGAGCCCAGTGATAGTACCAGTACCAGTATGGAGGATCCTGACAGCCTGGAGGTGCTGGTGAAGACCCTGGACTCTCAGACCCGGACCTTTATTGTGGGGGCCCAG ATGAACGTAAAGGAGTTTAAGGAACATATTGCTGCTTCTGTTAGCATCCCGTCTGAGAAACAACGGCTTATCTACCAGGGACGAGTTCTGCAGGATGATAAGAAGCTCCAAGAATACA ATGTTGGGGGAAAGGTTATTCACCTTGTGGAACGGGCTCCTCCTCAGACTCAGCTCCCTTCTGGAGCATCTTCTGGAACAGGGTCCACCTCAGCCACCCATGGTGGGGGACCCACGCCTGGTACTCGGGGGCCTGGGGCCTCTGTTCATGACCGGAATGCCAACAGCTATGTCATGGTTGGAACCTTCAATCTTCCC AGTGACGGCTCTGCTGTGGATGTTCACATCAACATGGAACAGGCCCCAATTCAG AGTGAGCCCCGAGTACGGCTGGTGATGGCTCAGCATATGATCAGGGATATACAGACCTTACTCTCCCGGATGGAG TGCCGAGGGGGTGCCCAAGCCCAGCACAGTCAGCCGCCACCCCAGACACCAACGGTGGCCCCAGAGCCGGTGGCCTTGACCTCCCAAACGTCAGAACCGGTTGAAAGTGAAGTGCCTCCTCGGGAGCCCATGGAGGCGGAAGAAGTGGAGGAGCGTGCCCCTGCCCAGAGCCCGGAGCTCACCCCTTCTGGCCCAACCCCAGCGGGCCCAGCATCTGCCCCAGAGACAAATGCACCCAA CCACCCTTCGCCTGCGGAGTACGTCGAGGTGCTTCAGGAGCTGCAGCGGCTTGAGAGCCGCCTCCAGCCCTTCCTGCAGCGCTACTATGAGGTTTTGGGTGCTGCTGCCACCACAGACTACAACAACAAT CAAGAGGGCCGTGAGGAGGATCAGCGCTTGATCAACTTGGTGGGGGAGAGCCTGCGGCTGCTGGGCAACACCTTCGTGGCACTGTCTGACCTGCGTTGCAATCTGGCCTGTGCGCCCCCTCGTCATCTGCACGTGGTCCGGCCCATGTCTCACTACACCACCCCCATGGTGCTCCAGCAGGCGGCCATCCCCATCCAG ATCAACGTGGGGACCACTGTGACCATGACGGGGAACGGGACACGGCTCCCCCCGACTCCAGGTGCGGAGGCACCTCCCGCTGGTGCTGGGCAGGCCTCGTCCCTGGCCCCTTCTTCTACCGCCGTGGAGTCTTCGAATGAGGGGGCTTCCCCGCCGGGACCAGCTCCCCCACCGACCACCAGCCACCCGAGGGTCATCCGGATTTCCCATCAGAGTGTGGAACCCGTGGTCATGATGCACATGAACATCCAAG ATTCTGGCACACAGCCTGGTGGAGTTCCGAGTGCTCCCACTGGCCCCCTAGGACCCCCTGGTCATGGCCAGACCCTGG GCTCCACCCTCATCCagctgccctccctgccccctgagTTCATGCACGCCGTCGCCCACCAGATCACTCATGAGGCCATGGTGGCAGCTGTTGCCTCCGCGGCCACAG GACAGCAGGTGCCAGGCTTCCCGACAGCTCCCACCCGGCTGGTGATTGCCCGGCCCACGCCTCCACAGGCTCGGCCTTCCCATCCTGGGGGGCCCCCGGTCTCGGGGGCTCTG CCGGGTGCTGGTTTGGGTACCAACGCCTCTTTAGCCCAGATGGTGAGCGGCCTCGTGGGGCAGCTTCTTATGCAGCCTGTCCTTGTGG CTCAGGGGACCCCAGGAATGGCTCCATCTCCAGCCCCTGCGACTGCGTCAGCTAGTTCTGGCACCACCAACACGGCTACCACAGCTGGCCCTGCCCCAGGGGGGCCCGcccagcctcagcctcctcaAGCCTCCGCCTCTGATCTTCAGTTCTCTCAGCTCCTGGGGAACCTGCTGGGGCCTGCTGGGCCGGGAACTGGAGGGCCTGGTGTGGCTTCTCCCACCATTACTGTGGCGATGCCTGGTGTACccgcctttctccagggcatgacGGACTTCTTGCAG GCAACACAGACAGCTGCTCCCCCTCCtccgccgcccccacccccaccgccccctcCAGCCCCAGAGCAGCAGACAGCACCCCCACCGGGGTCCCCTTCTGGTGGCAGTGGGAGTCCTGGCAGCGTGGGTCCTGAGAGCCTGCCATTGGAGTTCTTCACCTCAGTGGTGCAGGGTGTGCTGAGCTCGCTGCTGGGCTCCCTGGGGGCCCGGGCTGGCAGCAGTGAGAGCATCGCTGCTTTCATACAGCGCCTCAGTGGGTCCAGCAACATCTTTGAGCCTGGGGCTGATGGGGCTCTCG GCTTCTTCGGGGCCCTGCTCTCTCTTCTATGCCAGAACTTTTCCATGGTGGATGTGGTGATGCTGCTCCACGGGCATTTCCAGCCCCTGCAGCGGCTCCAGCCCCAGCTGCGATCTTTCTTCCACCAGCACTACCTGGGTGGCCAGGAGCCCACACCTGGTAACATCCGG ACGGCAACCCACGCGTTGATCACGGGGCTTGAAGAGTATGTGCGGGAGAGTTTT TCTCTGGTGCAAGTTCAGCCAGGTGTGGACATCATCCGAACAAACCTGGAATTTCTCCAAGAGCAATTTAATAGCATTGCTGCTCATGTGATGCACTGCACAG ACAGTGGATTTGGGGCCCGATTGCTGGAGCTGTGTAACCAGGGCCTGTTTGAATGCTTGGCTCTGAACCTGCACTGCTTGGGGGGACAGCAGATGGAGCTTGCTGCTGTCATCAATGGCCGAATT CGTCGCATGTCTCGTGGAGTGAATCCGTCCTTGGTGAGCTGGCTGACCACTATGATGGGACTGAGGCTGCAGGTGGTACTGGAACACATGCCTGTAGGCCCTGATGCCATTCTCAGATACGTTCGCAGGGTTGGGGATCCTCCTCAGGTAAGAGGGCCCTCTTGGGCTATGGGCTTAGGGGACTTGGAACCAGAGAGATCTGAGAGGGCCTTTCGTGGTGGTCTCCTTCTCTGCCCCCTTTCACAGACACTTCCTGAGGAGCCAATGGAAGTTCAGGGATCAGAGAGATCTTCCCCTGAGCCTCAG CGGGAAAATGCTTCCCCGGCCCCTGGAACAACAGCAGAAGAGGCCATGTCCCGAGGCCCACCTCCTGCTCCTGAAGGGGGCTCCCGAGACGAACAGGATGGAGCTTCCGCTGAGACAGAACCTTGGGCAGCTGCAGTCCCCCCA GAATGGGTCCCTATTATCCAGCAGGACATTCAGAGCCAGCGGAAAGTGAAACCGCAGCCTCCCCTGAGCGATGCCTACCTCAGTGGTATGCCTGCCAAGAGACGCAAG ctCCGGGCTGACATACAAAAGCGACTGCAGGAAGACCCCAACTACAGCCCCCAGCGCTTCCCGAATGCCCACAGGGCCTTTGCTGACGATCCCTAG